TGGTGACGCGGAGGTTTCGAGATGGGCTATATAGCTTTCGATAGTCTGCCATAGAGCACTCCAGTTTCGAGTTACCATCGGACTAAAAGTTTTACACAGATTACTGGATACGGACGGATATATAGGAGGCTCTCTATGATCAGTGGAGTACAGAAAAATACTCTGATAGGTGATAGAGGGTACAGCAAAATCGATCCATCCGACGAATTGATCCATCCAGCATCCGATCAAGCACACAAGCGGCTCCattggcacacatgttgtggcTAACAGATTAATAAAAATTCTACTCTTAAATTGATTTCATATTaatttaatcatatatatattaattaatttaattttattatttatttattatagatacgaCAGCTGGATCGTGCACCAGGACAGCGGTAGATATgagaggccacacaccagtctaagaGGACTGGTGAATACTTAGATTCTCATTTTTGATAGATTGTGGCATGGTGAGGACCTATCTTCTCAGcccctctttgatctcgagagataGCTCAGGGCCACCAAAAGGATGAGTAGGAGCCGTGTCATAGCATTTGGCCATAGCTTAGACCCTCCACCAGTTTGAGGATCTTCGTTGACGTCCTTCTCTCAAGGCTCGATAACCCAGACATGGGCTGACGCATATATAGAGGTCGTGCAGAGGCTTTGGAACTAGCGACTTTAGAGCTTCTGAGATGCCATCCATGTTACGGTCGTTGAGATTCTCTAAGACCTGTATTTGCATGATTAGCTAGGCTCATTATCACAGCCATCACAAcagataagtctattaataattttctttacttattttaaatttttatatttaaaagcttcacatatttaggcttgagttcGGAAAGAAGACATAAggggtaaaaatttaatctaacgatCCAAACGATGAGTTAGgatgtctatagctccatatcatcgaataaaatgtgTAGGAAGAATTTATTCGAGAATCaaaatagtatatcaaaatatatatttttgtatcgaCATATACGCTTTCGtattgaaacttattaataatattttttttttgattataagaTACTGGAATATCCGGCTCTCATCCATTAGTTGCTGGAGATGATGTACAGGAGTAGAAGGAGAATGAGGAGGACGATGACGAGGATcgtacatatttttattttttgatatatatgcaattttgatacttataaagcAGTATctgtatataaaattatataatttatatttttaatataatataattaattttatatttatgattgtgtTACATAATTGtatcttatttataataaattttaaaaatattattatttattattatgattaaagtagattttaaaatatttaattatgatttttttaaaaaaatttaaaaactagtaGCAACGgtggctaatagttttttaaattttaattaaaaaattaaaaaattattagcaatggtagtAGCGATGAAATCAtcgtcgttaataattttttaataatttaattaaaaaattaaaattattagtgatgaaattttatcattaatactgTCGCTAATTACCTTAATTAGCGACGGTGGATTTGCTATCGTTAATAATAGTAATAAGCGATGAAGTTATTTTTATCAGATGTTTAGCGACGGCTACTGTCGGATGTTTAGCGACGGCAAATCGACTATTAGTGACGGtaattagccgtcgctaataatctttTTTTTGTAGTAATAGTCCTTAGGGATCATGATGAGAGCCATGATTCATGCCTCAAATTTTGCAAGGGCTAGGTGTTCGAAGGTGTCTTTGATAGTTGAAAAAATCTAGGGTCTCACTGTTGCAGCTAGTGTATTTCATGTGGTCCACTTTTCATGGGAAGCTCTTGTCCTAGCTTCCTCGAGATCAATTTAGATGGTAGTGTAAATGATAGAGGACAACATGATGGAGCTGGCTTTGTCATCCATGATACAAGATCTTTCTATGTCGCAGTACCAGGTGGCTTTTCACCATTGGATTTGTCGGTGGCCCAGATTGAGCTAAGGGCCACATGGGAGGGATTGGTGTAGGTCACTACTTTGTAGGTGGATGTTTGATTCTGGAAGAAGACTCTGGGACTGCGATCTTCTTATGGTTATGTTCAGTATTTGCATTCCCTAACAACCACCATCCATTGCTATCAAATGCTTGAAGACTTATTATGAGTTGCTTTTGTTGTCTTGTCAAGCAGACTTTTAGGGAGGAAAATAGTGTGGTTGACTGGATGGCTTCTCATATCGTTAAACATACTAGTGTTATCATTGGAACATATTTGGATATAATTCCATGTCTGCTCCACGATCTGATGTTGTTAGATGCTTTAAGCTGTATCTATATTAGGGCTTGCTAATGtagcaaatttcaaaaaaaaaaagaaaatagtagGAAAAAAAGAGTTTTAAGGCTGGGAATGTTGGGATGGAAAAGAGATCTAAGAGAAGGGGCCACTACAGGAAAAATGGccattaacgacgctattaatggtcattaacgacgctttaaagcgtcgctattCGGCTTTACGATGCTTCGAAAAACGTCGGCAAAGCGTCGACTATGCAAGAGTGGGGACGAATATCGCCGACGCTTtgtaaaagcgtcgttaaattttaacgacgctttaaagcgtcgtaaatatttacattaacgacgctttaaagcatcgttaaatttgtcttaacgacgctttaaagcgtcgttaatgtaaatctttacgacgctttaaagcgtcgcaaaagacaaaattaacgacgcttataagcgtcgttaatgtaaatatttacgacgctttaaagcgtcgcaaaagacaaatttaacgacgcttataagcgtcgttaaaggttttaagaggaaaaaaaaatacaaatattattttaaaaaaaaataatacaatacattcctgtacgaaatcatatcacacctgtacaatacaataaacatgtacaatcaccacattcacattcacacctgtataatcaccatcattcacatcacctgtacaatacaataaacatgtacaatcaccacattcacattcacacctgtacaatcaccatcattcacatcaaaagcaagctgaaatagaaaatttaatcaaaccaaaagacaatattttatataaataaaaataaagtactaatcgtccattacaatcaagagtaatataaataaatataaaaatacaacaaaaataaaataacatcaatctgcaggcggatggtcgtcgttgtctccacgtgacgtgccgctatctcgatgggtgcctgatatgccaggagcctacaaaaaatatatcaaaagcatgatttgcatatctataaataaaatatataaattattaaattaatataaaaatatatatttaatattatgtgtttacctgagatgaaccatacatctctaataaagatgtaaggcgatcaatctgtcccctcatggcctgcatctcggcacggctctgtcgcatctcctccatctcagcggcacgactctgtctaatctcctgtatctccgcctcgagtctgcgaacgcgtgaatcctgagcatctgttgcagcatgctgcgtatatctactaacctcagataactgagtgggggtgactcctactccataacccctcactcggccgtagcgctctggtcccatcaactctgtgaatacctcggcctcgatacggctctgctgcgtagatgctgcggactcgtcgtcacgctccgcaatgagagatgtagccctctcctgtattttttttgaaaacaagagttatacattaatagctaacaaaattaaatttaaatcattgcaaaaaatataatattaacaatgccgtacatataaatctctcgactcatctcgaacaaaagtaccatcctgatgagtatgagtcatccggtaaaactccacttgtccgggttccctcccatgctcatcctcctacacaaataatttcaattttaagcaaacagttatgataatttaaaaaaatatatgagtatcatgatacagacatggtccacgatacataatgatattagttatataaatatttgaacataaaaattaaaagttaattatgaaagtttaaggaatatacaaactcctgtcggagtcgtgcataactcttcgaccccgatgtatgaggaacagactgagctgctcgtgcagctctaccaatagcagaataagtctgtaaaataaagtaaataacttgttatatatacaatatataataaaaatcaatatttttataaaatatttaagaaaaaaagataataaacagataatatacctgtgccctctcggagaaccagtaaagaaccaactccatccactgatgagggggtacatcaggaggacaattcctagcaacctcctcctctgtcataccctgtctcatatagtccttcttcaattgtgctttatattctttccatttgcggttgagagacttcattacaaaatcatgagtggatggagggagaacaaacttgctctataaaaaaaaaagttaaatgaaataaattatataaatgattaacaattaatatacagtatgaacatcaattcattacctctataactcggaggagctcaactttgtacgttggaagcatgtcattccattttgcatagcccaacggacatagctgaggtctccgagcaacagtccccaaaaatgaagtcaataagcaggcagctttcttaattggctgacctagctgattgcactccacaacaatcctctcgccctcacgcatctgccacacatctcgtactactgtgggtccgcgtctggggcgtactctcccggatccgtctgcaaaaaatacataaaagtaact
Above is a genomic segment from Elaeis guineensis isolate ETL-2024a chromosome 1, EG11, whole genome shotgun sequence containing:
- the LOC140854700 gene encoding uncharacterized protein — translated: MRRRGRYAGVQFQFSQTEAGTSSSAQQPEASSAAQHSEPCPSSSAQHDPPVHQPDDEIHVQDGSGRVRPRRGPTVVRDVWQMREGERIVVECNQLGQPIKKAACLLTSFLGTVARRPQLCPLGYAKWNDMLPTYKVELLRVIESKFVLPPSTHDFVMKSLNRKWKEYKAQLKKDYMRQGMTEEEVARNCPPDVPPHQWMELVLYWFSERAQTYSAIGRAARAAQSVPHTSGSKSYARLRQEFEDEHGREPGQVEFYRMTHTHQDGTFVRDESRDLYERATSLIAERDDESAASTQQSRIEAEVFTELMGPERYGRVRGYGVGVTPTQLSEVSRYTQHAATDAQDSRVRRLEAEIQEIRQSRAAEMEEMRQSRAEMQAMRGQIDRLTSLLEMYGSSQAPGISGTHRDSGTSRGDNDDHPPAD